In the genome of Populus alba chromosome 11, ASM523922v2, whole genome shotgun sequence, one region contains:
- the LOC118047433 gene encoding tryptophan synthase beta chain 1 has protein sequence MAATASITTAAAAATKPQSSSSSLLKPYSSSQLPIKFSKFSTSRAPSRFAISCTLAREAEVKMEEVADSDPALWQRPDSFGRFGKYGGKYVPETLMYALTELESAFYSFKDDPEFKKEINGILKDYVGRENPLYFAERLTEHYKRPSGEGPHIYLKREDLNHTGAHKINNAVGQVLLAKRLGKQRIIAETGAGQHGVATATVCARFGLPCVVYMGAQDMERQALNVFRMRLLGAEVRGVHSGTATLKDATSEAIRDWVTNVETTHYILGSVAGPHPFPMMVREFHRVIGIETRKQALEKWGGKPDVLVACVGGGSNAMGLFDEFIKDKDVRLIGVEAAGLGIDSGKHAATLTKGEVGVLHGAMSYLLQDEDGQIIEPHSISAGLDYPGVGPEHSFLKDKGRAEYYSVTDQEALDAFKRLSRLEGIIPALETSHALAYLEKLCPTLPDGTKVVLNCSGRGDKDVQTAIKYLEV, from the exons ATGGCAGCCACCGCTTCCATAACCaccgcagcagcagcagccaccAAACCTCagtcctcttcttcttctctcctcaAGCCCTACTCTTCTTCCCAATTACCCATTAAATTCTCCAAATTTTCAACGTCTCGCGCACCTTCAAGATTTGCAATTTCTTGCACTTTGGCCCGAGAGGCTGAAGTTAAAATGGAGGAAGTGGCGGATTCTGACCCGGCCCTATGGCAACGACCTGATTCTTTTGGTCGGTTTGGTAAATATGGCGGGAAATATGTACCTGAGACGCTTATGTATGCTCTCACTGAGCTTGAATCTGCTTTCTATTCCTTCAAGGATGATCCTGAATTTAAG AAAGAAATAAATGGAATTTTGAAAGATTATGTTGGAAGGGAAAATCCTCTTTATTTTGCTGAGCGGCTTACAGAGCATTATAAACGCCCCAGTGGTGAAGGGCCACATATTTATCTCAAGAGGGAAGATCTTAACCACACAGGTGCTCATAAGATTAACAATGCTGTTGGCCAAGTCTTACTTGCAAAGCGTTTGGGAAAACAGCGCATAATTGCCGAAACTGGAGCTGGTCAGCATGGAGTTGCAACTGCTACAGTTTGTGCGCGGTTTGGTTTGCCATGTGTTGTTTATATGGGCGCACAAGATATGGAAAGACAAGCACTAAATGTTTTCAGGATGCGTCTTCTCGGGGCTGAGGTGAGAGGAGTTCATTCTGGTACTGCAACATTGAAAGATGCTACATCAGAAGCTATACGAGATTGGGTGACTAATGTGGAGACAACCCATTATATTTTGGGATCTGTTGCTGGGCCACATCCCTTTCCTATGATGGTGCGAGAGTTCCATAGGGTTATTGGTatagaaacaagaaaacaagCATTGGAAAAATGGGGTGGGAAGCCGGATGTGCTGGTTGCGTGTGTTGGTGGCGGTTCAAATGCAATGGGACTCTTTGATGAATTTATTAAGGACAAGGATGTGAGGTTGATCGGTGTGGAGGCTGCAGGTTTAGGCATAGATAGCGGCAAGCATGCTGCCACTCTGACCAAAGGAGAAGTAGGGGTGTTGCATGGAGCTATGAGCTATTTGTTACAAGATGAAGATGGGCAAATAATTGAGCCTCATTCAATTAGTGCAGG GTTGGACTACCCTGGAGTTGGACCTGAGCACAGTTTCCTGAAAGATAAAGGACGTGCTGAATACTATAGTGTCACAGATCAAGAAGCATTGGATG CATTCAAGAGATTATCACGATTAGAGGGCATAATTCCTGCTTTGGAGACATCACATGCGCTGGCTTATTTGGAGAAGCTCTGCCCCACTCTCCCAGATGGAACAAAGGTTGTTCTTAACTGCAGCGGCAGAGGGGATAAAGATGTTCAAACTGCCATCAAGTATTTGGAGGTTTAA
- the LOC118047430 gene encoding putative F-box/LRR-repeat protein At1g56400, producing the protein MDRNIDMISNLPSSLLIIIAGFLSFKEAARTSVLSKQWLNIWRDAMHIQFNENFFVKSDEPEENQKVQREVFINFARQFIANYSKQDIKTLGLKCSKPGDFLADMQNIVMFASSRHVRELGLDFSDPTWREHALENHQAAFELPSPVYEHGRALKSLKLFSCSFDASNFSNFCALKTLSLGWIKINMGSIMAILESCPLLESLSLKRCWDIVSFEISKPGLRLKSLVIDECDIAEDFVLVEGPRLQFFKFSGNVGEFLLVDQSDLVKAELDFETETAFDEIGLFLCELLEDLLAAQVLTVCSVFLQIVPSGNEPLGLEAPIDVRYLILKTALHINEFCGIRFMLRSCPRLEILTIDIGPANIFLEYGAPYPFNPHEFWSENLLVEECVTTTLKAVNVKGFKGMMNELQVLKYLLHFGHAMEELNLCVSNEAGSNGETREFYMERAQQVLQFNKASRNLSIAIL; encoded by the exons ATGGACAGAAACATAGACATGATCTCAAACCTGCCAAGCTCTCTGCTCATAATCATTGCAGGTTTTCTGTCATTCAAAGAGGCTGCTAGGACATCTGTTTTGTCTAAACAATGGCTTAACATCTGGCGTGATGCGATGCATATACAGTTTAACGAGAACTTCTTTGTTAAATCTGACGAACCTGAAGAGAATCAAAAAGTTCAGAGAGAAGTTTTCATCAACTTTGCAAGGCAGTTTATTGCAAACTATTCAAAACAGGATATTAAAACACTTGGACTCAAATGTTCAAAGCCAGGGGATTTTCTTGCTGATATGCAAAATATTGTCATGTTCGCGTCGTCACGTCACGTGAGAGAATTAGGACTAGATTTCTCTGACCCGACATGGAGAGAACATGCACTTGAGAATCATCAAGCAGCATTTGAATTGCCTTCGCCTGTTTATGAACATGGCCGGGCTCTCAAGTCCTTGAAGTTGTTTTCGTGCAGTTTTGATGCATCCAACTTCTCTAATTTCTGTGCGCTTAAGACTCTTTCTCTAGGGTGGATTAAAATAAACATGGGATCTATTATGGCTATATTGGAGAGTTGTCCATTGCTAGAGAGTTTGAGTCTAAAGAGGTGTTGGGACATAGTGAGCTTTGAGATATCTAAGCCAGGTTTGAGGCTAAAAAGCTTGGTCATTGATGAGTGTGATATTGCCGAAGATTTCGTATTAGTTGAGGGACCAAGACTTCAATTCTTTAAGTTCTCAGGAAACGTGGGTGAATTTCTTTTGGTGGATCAAAGCGATTTGGTAAAGGCTGAACTTGATTTTGAGACGGAGACTGCATTTGATGAAATTGGTTTATTCCTTTGTGAACTCTTAGAAGATCTTCTTGCTGCTCAAGTTTTGACAGTTTGCAGCGTCTTCTTACAG ATTGTTCCCAGTGGAAACGAACCATTGGGTTTGGAAGCTCCAATCGATGTCCGCTATCTGATCCTCAAAACAGCACTGCACATTAATGAATTTTGTGGTATCAGGTTCATGCTTAGGAGCTGTCCTCGTCTAGAGATTCTTACCATAGACATTGGTCCTGCAAATATTTTCCTT GAATACGGAGCTCCCTATCCATTTAACCCTCATGAATTTTGGTCTGAGAACTTGCTAGTGGAAGAGTGTGTCACTACTACTCTTAAGGCGGTGAACGTGAAGGGATTTAAAGGCATGATGAATGAACTACAAGTGCTGAAATACTTGCTCCACTTCGGCCATGCAATGGAGGAACTCAATCTTTGTGTCTCCAATGAAGCTGGAAGTAACGGTGAAACTAGGGAGTTCTATATGGAAAGAGCACAGCAAGTTTTGCAATTCAACAAGGCATCGAGGAATTTAAGCATAGCGATCTTATAA
- the LOC118047429 gene encoding uncharacterized protein, with protein MGSEIETLEERLNSFLVQLQAECRVFERIVYKNKNQHRRCSYFQYLLKVRRDLRLLQSSKLEEIVGSSFHVITGRKPRQKVNLLESLKWRKCDFGTPNFMERLLGAARLLSQIVEPMLKAATDISTLLARSFFMGFSLTILALLARLRVLVQQILLDVVSVFNMVSSLSQEKQSVKITQEGLEVFREYYPTNKEFVTLECVWKTDKFVLVEKTHKIDVQGQDGGLGDGSIEKPVPLYRTIESFLGDSDSDIEKADEDHTAKEDSYEDKQHLFPGPSVESSEQGNQVEGDVELGDNPIISESPGKQLPPEDSLAAKSSSPPSSKVLTPQYGARQVAFVSVKRPAPSTTAFVSVKKPTTPTSHIEDPHFKEIEDTSIKDDSISNLLAGGNPKQILF; from the exons atggGTTCTGAAATTGAAACCCTGGAGGAGAGATTGAACTCGTTTCTGGTGCAGCTTCAAGCAGAATGTAGGGTTTTTGAGAGAATAGTGTACAAAAATAAGAACCAGCATAGAAGATGCTCTTATTTTCAGTATCTACTAAAG GTGAGGAGGGATTTGAGACTTTTGCAATCTAGCAAGTTGGAGGAGATAGTGGGTTCTTCCTTCCATGTTATTACTGGAAGGAAACCTAGACAAAAGGTTAATCTGTTAGAAAG TTTGAAGTGGAGAAAATGTGACTTTGGAACACCCAATTTTATGGAGCGACTTCTAGGAGCTGCGCGCTTACTGTCACAG ATAGTGGAGCCAATGCTGAAAGCAGCTAC TGATATATCTACTCTATTGGCACGTTCGTTTTTTATGGGATTTTCTCTGACAATTTTGGCTTTGCTTGCACGTCTTCGAGTTTTGGTTCAGCAA ATATTGCTTGATGTTGTTTCAGTATTCAACATGGTCTCCTCTCTATCCCAAGAGAAGCAATCTGTAAAAATAACTCAGGAAGGACTTGAG GTATTTAGGGAATACTATCCAACAAATAAGGAGTTTGTCACTCTGGAGTGTGTGTGGAAGACAGATAAGTTTGTTTTGGTTGAGAAAACACACAAAATAGATGTACAAGGTCAAGATGGAGGTCTTGGAGATGGTTCTATTGAAAAGCCAGTTCCACTTTATCGGACTATTGAGTCTTTTCTAGGAG ACAGTGATTCTGATATCGAGAAGGCTGATGAAGATCACACCGCCAAAGAAGATTCCTATGAAGATAAGCAGCACTTGTTTCCAGGCCCTTCTGTTGAGAGTAGTGAGCAAGGGAATCAAGTTGAAGGTGATGTTGAATTGGGAGATAATCCAATCATTTCAGAATCTCCTGGCAAGCAACTCCCTCCAGAAGATAGCCTTGCTGCAAAATCAAGCTCCCCTCCAAGCTCAAAAGTTTTGACACCACAATATGGAGCAAGGCAAGTGGCTTTTGTCTCAGTAAAAAGACCTGCACCCTCAACAACAGCCTTCGTCTCTGTCAAAAAACCTACAACTCCAACTTCACATATAGAAGATCCTCATTTCAAGGAAATTGAAGACACCAGTATCAAGGATGACTCCATTTCTAATTTGCTCGCTGGTGGTAATCCCAAACAGATTctattttga
- the LOC118047431 gene encoding septum-promoting GTP-binding protein 1, whose product MTQLCREVVHVNNIKWNILERVTVFKQFFQFIWDRILACSIGKPVRYRRLARQPYSPPPEAMEVGVESLDAASCSGFNADSDLVRLKISLLGDCQIGKTSFMIKYVGDEQEKKCLEMTGLNLMDKTLFVQGARISFSIWDVAGDSRSIDHVPIACKDAVAILFMFDLTSRCTLNSVVEWYGKARKWNQTAIPILIGTKFDDFVQLPPNLQWTIVTQARAYAKAMKATLFFSSATHNINVNKIFKFIMAKLFNLPWTVERNLTIGEPIIDF is encoded by the exons ATGACACAGCTTTGTCGAGAGGTTGTCCATGTAAACAACATCAAGTGGAACATTCTTGAACGAGTAACAGTGTTTAAGcagttttttcaattcatttgggACAGGATTCTTGCTTGCTCTATAGGCAAGCCTGTGAGGTACCGGAGGTTAGCTCGCCAGCCGTATTCTCCACCACCGGAGGCCATGGAAGTCGGTGTAGAGTCGTTAGATGCTGCAAGTTGTAGTGGGTTCAACGCGGATTCGGATTTAGTCCGTTTGAAGATTAGTTTGTTGGGTGATTGCCAAATTGGTAAAACAAGCTTTATG atCAAGTATGTGGGAGATGAGCAGGAGAAGAAATGCTTGGAGATGACAGGATTGAATTTGATGGACAAAACCTTATTTGTTCAAGGAGCAAGGATTTCATTTAGTATATGGGATGTAGCAG GTGATAGCAGGTCAATTGATCATGTTCCAATTGCATGCAAAGACGCAGTGGCAATATTGTTCATGTTTGATCTTACCAGTCGCTGTACTCTTAACAG TGTGGTTGAATGGTATGGTAAGGCAAGAAAATGGAATCAG ACAGCAATTCCTATACTAATAGGGACcaaatttgatgattttgtcCAACTTCCACCGAATTTGCAGTGGACAATAGTGACTCAG GCAAGGGCATATGCAAAGGCAATGAAGgcaacccttttcttttcaagtgcTACACATAACATAAATGTGAACAAGATCTTCAAATTTATCATGGCTAAACTCTTTAACTTGCCATGGACTGTGGAGAGAAACTTGACAATTGGAGAACCCATTATTGACTTCTAA
- the LOC118047434 gene encoding glucose-6-phosphate/phosphate translocator 1, chloroplastic yields MICSIKQSTITPTINGSDTIFRRKNMSAIQRSLILPSLNANKSKPVLSMSKPLHVSKVESFELSKPQKRTLITCKAYEADRSEPIEASEVKSEAAKRVKIGIYFATWWALNVVFNIYNKKVLNAFPYPWLTSTLSLACGSLMMMISWATRIAEAPNTDFEFWKTLFPVAVAHTIGHVAATVSMSKVAVSFTHIIKSGEPAFSVLVSRFLLGETFPPSVYMSLVPIIGGCALAAVTELNFNMIGFMGAMISNLAFVFRNIFSKRGMKGKSVSGMNYYACLSILSLFILTPFAIAVEGPQMWAAGWQTALSQIGPNFIWWLAAQSVFYHLYNQVSYMSLNEISPLTFSIGNTMKRISVIVSSIIIFHTPVQPINALGAAIAILGTFLYSQAKQ; encoded by the exons ATGATTTGCAGTATCAAGCAATCTACTATAACCCCAACAATCAACGGATCTGACACTATTTTTCGCAGAAAAAACATGTCGGCAATACAAAGATCTTTGATTCTGCCTTCACTCAATGCCAACAAGTCAAAACCAGTTCTTTCAATGTCAAAGCCTTTGCATGTGTCGAAGGTTGAGTCTTTTGAGTTGTCAAAGCCTCAAAAGAGGACCTTGATCACATGCAAGGCTTATGAGGCCGATCGATCAGAGCCAATTGAAGCATCTGAGGTGAAGTCAGAGGCTGCAAAAAGGGTTAAAATTGGGATTTATTTTGCTACGTGGTGGGCTTTGAATGTTGTTTTCAACATATACAACAAGAAGGTCTTGAATGCTTTTCCATATCCATGGTTGACCTCTACTCTTTCTCTTGCTTGCGGATCTCTTATGATGATGATCTCGTGGGCTACAAGGATTGCTGAGGCACCAAACACtgattttgagttttggaaGACTTTATTTCCT GTTGCGGTGGCACATACAATTGGACATGTAGCAGCAACGGTGAGCATGTCGAAGGTTGCAGTTTCCTTCACCCATATTATTAAGAGTGGTGAGCCTGCTTTCAGCGTACTGGTTTCAAGGTTCCTATTGGGTGAGACTTTCCCTCCATCAGTTTACATGTCCCTTGTTCCAATCATTGGTGGCTGTGCACTGGCTGCTGTTACTGAGCTCAACTTCAACATGATTG GTTTTATGGGGGCCATGATCTCCAACTTGGCTTTTGTTTTCCGCAACATATTTTCGAAGAGAGGCATGAAGGGGAAGTCCGTTAGTGGGATGAACTACTATGCTTGTCTCTCAATCTTGTCTCTCTTCATCCTCACACCTTTTGCTATCGCTGTAGAGGGACCACAGATGTGGGCTGCAGGTTGGCAAACAGCCCTATCCCAGATTGGACCAAATTTCATATG GTGGCTAGCAGCACAAAGTGTGTTCTATCATCTTTACAATCAAGTGTCTTACATGTCCCTCAATGAGATTTCTCCCTTGACATTTAGCATTGGAAATACCATGAAGCGTATATCTGTCATAGTTTCATCCATTATCATTTTCCACACACCCGTTCAACCTATCAATGCTCTTGGTGCTGCCATCGCTATCCTTGGAACCTTCTTGTATTCCCAG GCAAAGCAGTAA